A stretch of the Argentina anserina chromosome 6, drPotAnse1.1, whole genome shotgun sequence genome encodes the following:
- the LOC126800862 gene encoding expansin-A23-like, producing MAKFQNLHAWAVLIVSILLVHAIGGNANWEDGSATFYGDMSGGETMKGACGYDDLFQQGYGLETAALRTALFNNGQTCGACFQIMCVNDPQWCIPNAGTIRITATNFCPPNYDPHFYPWCNPPRKHFDLSMPMFKRIAIYKAGIIPVKFHRVSCFKRGGVRFELKGNPYWITATLLNVGGAGEVTGVKIKGSKSNWLQMSRNWGQVWQTTVNLVGQSLSFQVTTSDGKTVELDNVAPGNWQFDQTYEGKGNF from the exons ATGGCTAAGTTCCAGAATTTACACGCATGGGCAGTGCTCATCGTTAGCATTCTTTTGGTGCATGCCATCGGCGGCAATGCTAATTGGGAGGATGGGAGTGCAACGTTTTATGGTGACATGAGTGGAGGGGAAACCATGA AAGGGGCTTGTGGATACGATGATCTCTTCCAACAAGGCTATGGCCTCGAGACAGCAGCCCTAAGAACAGCACTGTTTAACAATGGACAAACTTGTGGTGCTTGCTTTCAGATCATGTGTGTCAATGATCCACAATGGTGCATACCTAATGCTGGTACCATCAGAATCACTGCAACAAACTTTTGTCCTCCAAATTACGATCCACATTTTTATCCCTGGTGCAATCCACCAAGAAAACACTTTGACTTGTCCATGCCGATGTTCAAGAGAATAGCTATATATAAAGCTGGGATCATTCCTGTAAAGTTCCATCGAGTCTCGTGCTTTAAGAGAGGAGGGGTAAGGTTTGAGCTTAAGGGAAACCCTTACTGGATTACTGCAACTTTATTGAATGTTGGTGGTGCTGGTGAGGTTACCGGCGTGAAGATTAAGGGGTCTAAGTCCAATTGGCTTCAAATGTCTCGCAACTGGGGGCAAGTTTGGCAGACCACAGTTAACTTAGTCGGACAAAGCTTATCGTTCCAAGTCACTACTAGTGATGGGAAGACGGTTGAGCTTGATAATGTTGCACCGGGAAATTGGCAATTTGATCAAACCTATGAAGGGAAAGGCAACTTTTAG
- the LOC126799609 gene encoding F-box protein At5g39250 produces the protein MTCDEVLKAVFPYLEGVDLASCMGVCKQWRNLARDDFFWKCLCAKRWPSICKQPNPPTVTYYKLYQTFNKRKQHRTLLPPRLSFDDLEFFIDIWTEDGFIFSEVVPGPVLQNGIKIPPPGACDMLKFHLEGPEYRMKLPVDPRFTVPLSQTVSVSVLVGRKDSNRVACIINRSMFDYIDRTAHRAMANDYLDFSPVYPFVSGIRAWISLLFMEHGSEGAIDVFGIEMDFCDAANSKEEVLWLLDMLDWK, from the coding sequence ATGACATGTGATGAGGTTCTGAAGGCTGTTTTTCCTTATCTGGAGGGTGTGGATCTTGCATCATGTATGGGAGTGTGTAAGCAGTGGAGAAACTTAGCCCGAGATGATTTTTTCTGGAAATGCTTGTGTGCTAAGAGATGGCCTTCTATCTGCAAGCAACCTAACCCCCCGACTGTAACTTATTACAAGTTGTATCAAACCTTTAATAAGCGCAAGCAGCATCGAACTCTTCTTCCCCCAAGACTTTCCTTTGATGACTTGGAGTTTTTCATTGATATTTGGACAGAAGATGGATTTATTTTTTCAGAAGTGGTTCCAGGACCTGTCCTCCAGAATGGTATCAAAATCCCACCACCAGGAGCATGTGACATGCTCAAGTTTCACCTGGAGGGTCCAGAGTACAGGATGAAACTCCCTGTTGATCCTAGATTTACTGTTCCTCTAAGCCAGACTGTTAGTGTATCGGTCCTTGTGGGGCGCAAGGATTCTAATAGGGTTGCCTGTATTATCAATAGATCAATGTTTGATTACATTGATCGAACAGCACACCGAGCAATGGCAAATGACTACCTTGACTTCTCACCTGTCTACCCCTTTGTTTCGGGTATCCGGGCATGGATCTCGCTGCTTTTCATGGAACATGGAAGTGAAGGTGCTATTGATGTTTTTGGGATTGAAATGGATTTCTGTGATGCAGCCAACTCCAAGGAAGAGGTTTTATGGCTTTTAGATATGCTTGATTGGAAGTGA
- the LOC126797380 gene encoding uncharacterized protein LOC126797380 has protein sequence MSSTPGNLKATLAGRTKARRRLRSTRGCDPKAGRSFSNGGEGGGRRALKCSKVVSAKLETLKNLIPNGKSSSASAVQADKLFQDTAEYILLLRTQVVVLQKLIEVYGSSGTEKEDNTNAAVL, from the coding sequence ATGAGCTCAACTCCTGGAAACCTCAAGGCAACTCTGGCAGGAAGAACAAAAGCAAGAAGAAGGCTCAGGTCGACGCGCGGATGTGACCCTAAAGCTGGAAGAAGCTTTAGCAATGGCGGAGAGGGAGGAGGGCGCAGAGCGCTCAAGTGTTCGAAGGTGGTCTCAGCCAAATTGGAGACACTGAAGAATCTCATTCCAAACGGGAAGAGTAGTAGTGCTAGTGCGGTGCAGGCCGACAAGTTGTTCCAAGACACAGCGGAATACATCCTTCTGTTGCGAACGCAGGTGGTGGTTTTGCAGAAACTCATTGAGGTTTATGGATCTAGTGGTACCGAGAAAGAAGATAATACTAATGCTGCTGTATTATAG